One Bombus pyrosoma isolate SC7728 linkage group LG9, ASM1482585v1, whole genome shotgun sequence genomic window carries:
- the LOC122570977 gene encoding uncharacterized protein LOC122570977 isoform X4 — protein METVSKQVQVVSGLGVGGPVGPVGPVGADLHHHHHPHPHSHPPHPHAHPHGHPHGPHGHSLVGVTSTPGRGQTQPPVSHNQHLPARSTPVQLHRPTQSYVNIKSSSPVSPRTIGTGVTYVQGGAASSSATAAGTVGSGSGGGPSIGGGGSGGGGGGVNNAGGANSGTGVVGAGAGAGSVGNVAPVGNGNNNGTNNSAGAGSNSGGNSGAVGGAPGGYVAVPMAGSLRYIHPYPSTPTSASVPAVATMVTSASSAPTPIPVPAPAAAPVNPPTVSQTPPPSLSGTYATRDGGYRGATTNVNERIAISVSSSPLSQIGVGVGVVAAEYAANSGIGSGMAGGRGDRPRISLLPPASVTPTPSPTAPDYQHVSSARNSRIALMPVQPDQYCNRTAVEMANLQEAPPFKKIRLSQPTQIQLQSQSQSRCHSLSPADPCVKQEHVVQLQQPLRIDTRQPATEAYTPQTEAISPTLPEPNTQEDAQFRSTKDDLLQQISKVDREIAKRESQINKLRKKLKELEETANKPLEASGLKRQVEEQSQQPKHQSLAQKIYAENRRKAEEAHRLLERLGPKVELPLYNQPSDTSVYQENRTKHQTCMRARLIARLRREHAERASLHRQQSQTYAILVQEWHRKVERLEATQKRKSKEAKNREFFEKVFPELRKQREDKERFNRVGARIKSEADLEEIMDGLQEQEMEDKKMRSYAVIPPLLLDTKQRRIAFQNRNGLLQPEELEALHSERKLINVWSSVEHELFKEKYLQHPKNFGTIAQSLEHKSVPDCVHHYYLTKKAENYKQLLRKSRQRTRSSRNNPNNKVNNSSSSIGNLDILTTGVTTRLQREQQQKTQENPQNSSAGTSSTTTTTTTTTSSVSTAVATTIATTSTTPLNSSTSSICLTTDSVIASTTATTTSVLSTTTSSVATSLTTTSAKDNREINKENKESKMESKESHLIKVEVKEEPQLSSETVSGKDVKVMEVNNSDGGSVVTASRIKEKKKDNHANPMETSDEEAQPMDTIGGRQIGPHACTVCQNIVEGNTQSRALPRSQASQYGLREDQVAPGARVCNTCRCKAVRGRYTACPLPGCPNLNNASSKTRVKRLRALPAKWLDLPAEIRDPIIQEFQIPSSATKCCSACFNRISRRLAPHLTGGTEVPEGSADSLARQWTDEELEQLRRALREHGTNWVKVAEQISGKTNHQCKNYYFAYRKKLSLDQVVAEYYQSLGEERRPCLTDEEESGSSTSSCDELAVHDSSDTASAGSPANNLSSGTPGTPGATASSNLPISYSRSTDQKLGDKLVADIAVVSLVPPVSIGPSQQSSTSGSSNAASAGTREDYDSSATETADEGQGGTDLENNSVVVTLTTANNSTTLQQQHQQSHQQVPPPSHSPPSTTSNSNPLTVKDLMLGVIEMQLKRNPNSPAGTGGSSIPVNSGTPTISSILKTDHRNDITFVREYKPSVTMANASMPRDSNLATLSVVSGPHHGHRSAPSPQQIGQMQATITPCPPAPSSSQSSTSDILPKEGLVVMQVQQALRESTEGTLDLSIKKPRQQQEYNHSLQTLHKPPTVTLYRPEPPPGAYYHPHAHPEQGRGAKSPLVYASSPRPQAPLTPKMNKVSVPPPHPKLSPKLGAIGTTSHKSGSITHGTPVSTARYEGLLRQMTPPGNPGNAAGTPSVPSGASAVNAPSNQGPKETGSITQGTPVHPFAVDKRAPMYDYHRTIRHSPVTTGNIPGQGQAQPGTAAVVVTHSNQYNSYSGRPPPSYTMEQQLSSRQIIMNDYITSQQMHARSRSVGTSEGSSKNEAPSTLYYTSTPPPQTHTQPRQGVIQRHNPQKQIHFPPPPGLEAFSSLVDVAVQQPSLPVPHPHGHPASGTSSHEGLGKTMADRLLADRYGDKHRLAMHQDHRMTVAHHHQRDRERERDLVHLREKEEYRLQREKEIQQEHRLAQQREKDVQHAEHRLSIQQREKDMQHTEHRLTVHQQREKEIHQQMAAAAAQREKEHQEHRLAVQQQRERDLAHLQQQQQQQQQQLQQHIQQQQRMEAERRHMAQLYRDQQQQQLDRDSRLISTGFTQSSRLQQPQQSQQQQQQQSSSRQNQSSNQQQNESASTLTAASLIDAIITHQINQSVENTGGNSQPQRPGDRLFQKTFQGFHREAPVEPNGMAHSPAGEGNGGNNGAGSAGGNGSGNKPITLGEHVDHIVSKDYGPPHSSYRSYSGYQISEDQWKRRKTSEPDSVKAGDERQIIRVTQQQSQQQQQQQQQQHQHQHQHQHQHQHQQPASSVGKQFHSVEPVSPPEPGTNHYGRRLYETTTATSTSGTPSNKPHLSPLDYVKNKIVEVMRTSEDDKGGSVTDRNGGNVTSGEKDDKIGGNVESPSSGEMMVDETPNQTPQPPAPAPTTTFYPFSALGVHTGPPPAPPPPTSGSASVTKSEQMQAEPAPLLSAQYEPLSDED, from the exons GCCGACGCAGAGTTATGTCAACATCAAGAGCAGCAGCCCTGTATCTCCACGAACGATAGGAACAGGAGTGACGTATGTGCAGGGCGGTGCGGCTTCATCTTCAGCAACAGCAGCGGGGACAGTCGGAAGTGGAAGTGGCGGAGGTCCTTCAATCGGTGGCGGCGGTAGCGGTGGAGGAGGCGGTGGTGTTAACAACGCCGGTGGCGCGAACAGCGGTACAGGAGTCGTCGGGGCTGGAGCTGGTGCTGGTTCCGTTGGAAACGTAGCACCAGTCGGAAATGGTAACAACAACGGTACCAATAACAGCGCCGGTGCGGGGAGCAATAGTGGCGGAAATAGCGGTGCAGTGGGTGGTGCACCAGGAGGTTACGTTGCTGTGCCCATGGCTGGTAGCCTGCGGTATATCCATCCGTACCCGTCGACGCCTACGTCGGCGTCGGTGCCGGCTGTAGCGACGATGGTCACATCGGCCTCGTCGGCACCGACTCCAATACCCGTTCCAGCACCCGCAGCTGCACCTGTCAATCCACCTACAGTTAGTCAAACACCACCACCATCGCTTTCGGGAACGTATGCCACAAGAGATGGTGGATATCGCGGCGCCACCACGAAT GTGAACGAGAGGATTGCCATTAGCGTGAGCAGTAGTCCCCTGTCGCAAATAGGAGTCGGTGTTGGAGTAGTTGCAGCCGAATATGCGGCGAATAGCGGTATAGGTAGTGGTATGGCTGGTGGAAGAGGGGACAGACCGAGGATATCTCTTTTACCACCTGCTTCGGTGACACCAACACCTTCACCAACAGCACCAGATTATCAGCACGTGTCCAGTGCAAGAAATTCACGAATAGCCCTGATGCCCGTCCAGCCGGATCAGTATTGCAACCGTACGGCCGTTGAAATGGCCAATCTGCAGGAGGCGCCGCCCTTCAAGAAGATACGCCTCAGCCAACCGACTCAGATTCAATTGCAATCCCAATCGCAATCTCGCTGTCATAGTTTGTCACCCGCTGACCCGTGCGTTAAGCAGGAGCACGTGGTGCAGTTGCAGCAACCACTTAGGATAGACACTAGG CAGCCGGCAACAGAAGCGTATACACCCCAAACTGAAGCGATTTCACCTACGCTTCCGGAACCGAATACGCAAGAAGATGCGCAGTTCAGAAGCACCAAGGATGATCTTCTACAGCAAATCTCCAAGGTTGACAGAGAAATTGCAAAAAGGGAGTCTCAGATAAATAAGCTTCGGAAAAAGTTAAAGGAATTGGAAGAGACAGCTAATAAACCTCTAGAAGCTAGCGGACTTAAACGACAGGTTGAGGAACAGTCTCAGCAACCAAAGCATCAGTCTTTGGCACAAAAAATTTATGCTGAGAATAGG AGGAAGGCAGAAGAAGCTCACAGACTTTTAGAGAGGCTAGGTCCAAAAGTGGAACTACCTTTATACAATCAGCCATCAGATACAAGCGTGTATCAAGAAAATCGAACAAAACATCAAACGTGTATGAGAGCAAGGCTTATAGCGAGGCTTCGACGAGAACACGCTGAACGCGCATCTCTCCATCGACAACAGTCACAAACGTATGCTATTTTGGTACAGGAGTGGCATCGTAAAGTAGAGCGATTGGAAGCAACGCAGAAAAGGAAGTCGAAAGAAGCGAAGAATCGCGAATTCTTCGAGAAAGTGTTTCCAGAATTGCGGAAACAAAGGGAAGACAAAGAGCGTTTTAATAGAGTCGGTGCACGTATCAAGAGTGAAGCTGATTTGGAGGAAATTATGGATGGCCTTCAAGAACAAGAg atggaagataaaaagatGCGCTCGTACGCAGTAATACCTCCATTGTTGTTGGATACAAAGCAGAGACGAATCGCATTTCAAAATCGAAATGGTCTTCTTCAGCCGGAAGAATTAGAGGCTCTTCACAGTGAACGAAAGTTAATCAACGTATGGAGTTCTGTGGAGCACGaattgtttaaagaaaaatatctacaaCATCCTAAGAACTTTGGGACGATAGCTCAATCTTTAGAACATAAGTCCGTTCCAGATTGTGTGCATCATTACTACCTCActaaaaaagcagaaaattatAAGCAGCTCTTGCGAAAGTCGCGGCAACGAACACGTAGCTCTCGAAATAATCCTAATAATAAA gtAAATAATAGCAGTTCAAGTATTGGAAATCTAGACATTTTAACTACAGGTGTGACAACAAGGTTGCAACGTGAGCAACAGCAAAAAACACAAGAGAATCCTCAAAATAGTTCAGCAGGGACATCAAgtacaacgacgacgacgactacgACTACGTCAAGTGTATCAACTGCTGTTGCAACAACAATAGCGACCACTTCGACGACTCCTTTAAATTCATCAACGTCGAGTATATGTTTAACGACGGACTCTGTAATAGCATCAACGACAGCTACAACGACATCCGTGTTGAGCACCACGACATCGTCTGTCGCGACGTCGTTGACGACAACAAGCGCGAAGGATAACAGGGAAatcaataaagaaaacaaagaaagtaaaatggAATCGAAGGAGTCGCACCTTATTAAAGTCGAAGTGAAAGAGGAGCCCCAATTAAGTTCCGAAACGGTGTCAGGAAAGGACGTCAAAGTAAT GGAAGTAAACAACAGCGATGGTGGAAGCGTGGTAACCGCGAGtaggataaaagaaaaaaagaaagataatcaTGCCAACCCTATGGAAACCAGCGACGAGGAAGCCCAACCGATGGACACCATTG GTGGCAGACAGATCGGTCCGCACGCCTGCACAGTTTGTCAAAACATCGTCGAAGGAAATACGCAGAGCAGAGCATTGCCACGAAGTCAAGCGTCACAGTATGGACTACGAGAGGATCAAGTAGCACCTGGTGCACGCGTGTGCAATACCTGTAGGTGCAAGGCCGTCAGAGGACGGTACACTGCGTGCCCATTGCCCGGTTGCCCAAATCTGAACAACGCTAGCTCGAAAACGAGGGTGAAGAGATTGCGAGCTTTACCTGCCAAATGGCTCGATTTACCTGCTGAAATTCGCGATCCAATTATTCAAGAGTTTC AAATACCAAGTAGCGCGACGAAATGTTGCTCGGCCTGTTTCAATCGAATATCTCGTCGATTGGCACCGCATCTAACCGGTGGTACTGAAGTGCCCGAGGGCTCAGCCGATTCCCTTGCTCGACAATGGACGGATGAGGAACTGGAACAACTAAGGAGAGCCCTTCGAGAGCACGGTACCAACTGGGTGAAGGTTGCCGAGCAAATATCTGGAAAGACGAACCATCaatgcaaaaattattattttgcctaTCGAAAGAAGCTGAGTTTAGATCAGGTTGTAGCAGAATATTATCAGTCATTGGGCGAAGAGAGGAGACCTTGTTTAacggacgaagaagaaagtggTAGCAGTACGAGTAGCTGTGACGAGTTGGCG gtCCATGATTCGAGCGATACAGCCAGTGCAGGTAGTCCAGCgaacaatttgtccagtggaaCACCAGGTACACCGGGTGCCACGGCATCCTCGAATCTGCCAATATCCTATTCGCGATCGACAGACCAGAAGCTTGGTGACAAGTTAGTAGCGGATATCGCTGTGGTATCATTGGTACCTCCGGTGAGCATAGGCCCATCGCAACAGTCTTCCACCAGTGGAAGTAGCAACGCTGCTTCGGCTGGCACTAGAGAAGATTATGATAGTTCTGCCACG GAGACAGCGGACGAAGGTCAGGGAGGAACCGATCTAGAAAATAACAGCGTAGTCGTTACGTTAACAACTGCCAATAATTCCACGACGCTGCAACAACAGCACCAGCAATCGCATCAACAGGTGCCACCGCCTTCACATTCTCCACCATCCACTACCAGCAACTCCAATCCTCTCACCGTGAAGGATCTTATGCTTGGCGTTATTGAGATGCAACTGAAACGTAATCCTAACAGTCCAGCTGGTACCGGTGGTTCGTCGATACCAGTCAACTCTGGAACACCAACGATATCGAGTATATTAAAAACGGATCATAGGAACGATATCACCTTTGTAAGAGAATATAAACCGTCGGTCACTATGGCAAATGCTAGTATGCCAAGGGACTCGAATTTGGCTACTTTGTCGGTAGTATCTGGTCCTCACCATGGACACCGATCTGCTCCTAGTCCTCAGCAAATTG GTCAAATGCAAGCAACTATTACTCCCTGTCCACCGGCGCCATCGAGCAGTCAGTCATCGACATCGGATATACTTCCAAAGGAAGGATTAGTCGTGATGCAAGTACAACAGGCGCTACGGGAAAGCACCGAGGGCACACTAGATCTGAGTATCAAGAAACCAAGGCAGCAACAAGAATACAATCATTCCCTGCAAACGCTTCACAAACCACCAACCGTTACACTCTACCGGCCAGAACCTCCACCAGGGGCTTACTATCATCCTCACGCTCACCCAGAACAAGGACGCGGCGCGAAAAGTCCTCTGGTATATGCCTCCTCGCCACGACCTCAAGCACCTCTTACACCTAAGATGAATAAAGTCTCGGTCCCACCGCCGCATCCTAAATTGTCACCCAAGTTGGGCGCGATAGGGACAACGAGCCACAAAAGTGGTTCCATTACACATGGTACTCCAGTGTCCACTGCACGTTACGAGGGCCTTCTTAGACAGATGACTCCTCCAGGAAACCCTGGTAACGCCGCTGGAACGCCCAGTGTGCCCAGTGGCGCCAGTGCAGTGAACGCTCCCAGCAATCAAGGACCTAAAGAAACGGGATCCATAACTCAAGGAACACCTGTTCATCCTTTCGCGGTGGATAAGCGCGCGCCAATGTATGATTATCACCGCACCATTAGACACTCACCTGTAACAACCGGCAATATTCCTGGCCAAGGTCAGGCCCAACCTGGAACGGCAGCAGTGGTAGTGACCCATAGCAATCAGTATAATTCTTATTCGGGACGACCACCTCCTAGTTACACCATGGAACAACAGCTGTCTTCGAGACAGATAATCATGAACGATTACATAACCAGTCAACAGATGCATGCGCGTAGTCGAAGCGTTGGTACGTCTGAAGGTAGTAGTAAAAACGAAGCACCATCTACGTTGTACTATACCAGCACACCCCCGCCACAGACCCACACGCAGCCTCGACAGGGTGTGATACAGAGGCATAACCCACAAAAACAGATCCATTTTCCGCCGCCACCGGGACTGGAGGCGTTCTCCAGTTTAGTGGATGTCGCAGTACAACAACCAAGTCTTCCGGTTCCCCATCCTCATGGACATCCTGCATCTGGTACCAGCAGTCACGAAGGTCTTGGTAAGACCATGGCAGATAGATTGTTGGCTGATCGTTATGGGGATAAGCATCGTCTAGCCATGCATCAAGATCATAGAATGACTGTAGCTCATCATCATCAGCgtgacagagaaagagaacgagatcTGGTTCACCTGCGCGAGAAGGAAGAATATAGACtacaaagagagaaagaaattcaacaGGAGCACAGATTGGCTCAGCAGAGGGAGAAGGATGTGCAGCATGCTGAACACAGGCTATCGATACAGCAACGAGAGAAAGATATGCAACATACTGAACACCGTCTTACCGTCCATcaacagagagagaaagagattcATCAGCAAATGGCAGCAGCTGCTGCTCAACGTGAGAAAGAACATCAAGAGCATCGTTTGGCTGTGCAACAGCAGAGGGAGAGAGATTTGGCACATTtacagcagcaacagcaacagcaacagcagcagctaCAACAGCATATTCAACAACAACAGAGGATGGAAGCTGAAAGAAGACACATGGCTCAGCTGTACAGAGAtcaacagcagcaacagctTGATAGGGACAGCAGACTAATAAGTACTGGGTTTACTCAATCCTCGAGACTTCAGCAACCACAACAATcccaacaacaacaacaacaacaatcaTCCTCTAGACAAAACCAGTCCTCCAATCAGCAGCAAAACGAGTCAGCATCTACGTTAACTGCTGCCAGTCTGATAGATGCTATTATAACACACCAAATTAATCAGAGTGTCGAAAACACTGGTGGAAATTCTCAACCGCAGCGACCTGGTGATCGTCTTTTCCAG aaaactTTTCAGGGATTTCACCGGGAAGCCCCAGTAGAACCAAATGGGATGGCTCATAGTCCTGCCGGCGAGGGGAATGGTGGCAACAACGGAGCTGGGAGCGCAGGTGGCAATGGAAGTGGAAATAAACCGATCACTCTTGGAGAACACGTTGACCATATTGTTTCTAAAGATTATGGTCCACCACATTCCTCATATAGATCGTACAGCGG GTATCAAATTTCGGAAGATCAGTGGAAGAGGCGAAAAACTAGCGAACCCGATTCCGTTAAAGCCGGGGACGAGCGTCAGATAATTCGAGTCACGCAGCAACAAtcgcagcagcagcagcaacagcagcagcagcagcaccAACATCAACACCAACACCAACACCAACACCAGCATCAGCAACCAGCATCATCAGTAGGAAAACAATTCCACTCAGTCGAGCCTGTTTCGCCACCAGAACCAGGTACCAATCATTACGGTCGTCGCCTGTATGAAACAACCACTGCCACATCAACTTCCGGAACTCCTTCCAATAAGCCGCACCTTTCACCTCTGGATTACGTTAAGAACAAGATCGTTGAAGTGATGCGTACATCAGAGGACGATAAAGGAGGTAGCGTAACTGACAGAAACGGAGGAAACGTAACGAGCGGAGAAAAGGACGACAAAATCGGAGGGAACGTGGAAAGCCCCTCGAGTGGAGAAATGATGGTCGACGAGACTCCGAATCAAACTCCTCAACCACCAGCACCGGCACCCACTACCACCTTTTATCCATTCAGCGCTTTAGGCGTTCACACTGGCCCGCCGCCAGCGCCACCACCCCCGACTTCCGGATCAGCCTCTGTGACAAAGTCTGAGCAAATGCAAGCCGAGCCGGCACCATTGCTTTCTGCGCAGTACGAACCACTTTCTGACGAGGATTGA